The following are from one region of the Hugenholtzia roseola DSM 9546 genome:
- a CDS encoding LAGLIDADG family homing endonuclease, producing the protein MPYNPKQVPIQIGYYLAGFTDGEGSFSVVFRKRPDYNQAYKVSLCFNVSQKEKVILALFKKHLACGTLIERPDGIWYYEVNNFNSILQNVIPFFKHFSFLSAKKKKDFAKFVQIAQIIQEERHLTKEGIAQILRIRKEMNNGGANRRKYADEDILQDLNEKADFKNPQRLHAKSTLSQTEKPLDKEE; encoded by the coding sequence TACTATCTGGCAGGTTTTACTGACGGTGAAGGAAGTTTTAGCGTCGTTTTCAGAAAACGACCTGACTACAACCAAGCCTATAAAGTAAGCCTCTGCTTTAATGTTTCTCAAAAAGAGAAAGTCATCTTGGCACTCTTTAAAAAGCATTTAGCCTGTGGGACACTAATAGAAAGACCCGATGGCATTTGGTACTATGAAGTCAATAACTTCAATAGTATTCTGCAAAACGTCATTCCATTCTTCAAACACTTCTCTTTTTTATCTGCAAAAAAGAAAAAGGACTTTGCCAAATTTGTCCAAATTGCCCAAATCATACAAGAAGAAAGGCATCTGACAAAAGAAGGTATCGCCCAAATCTTACGCATTAGAAAAGAAATGAACAATGGAGGCGCAAATCGTAGAAAGTATGCAGATGAAGACATCTTGCAAGATTTAAACGAAAAAGCAGACTTCAAAAATCCTCAGAGACTACACGCTAAATCTACTTTATCCCAAACCGAAAAGCCGCTGGATAAAGAAGAATGA